From the Theobroma cacao cultivar B97-61/B2 chromosome 2, Criollo_cocoa_genome_V2, whole genome shotgun sequence genome, one window contains:
- the LOC18610002 gene encoding uncharacterized protein LOC18610002 isoform X3 — translation MAMPSGNVVLSDKMQFPATAAAGAGGGGAVGAVGGGGGGGGEIHQHHHRQWLPDERDGFIYWLRGEFAASNAIIDSLCHHLREVGEVGEYEAVIACIQQRRCNWNPVLHMQQYFSVAEVSYALQQVAWRRRQRHYDSGKVGGIKRSGMGFKGQRMEVAKEVQNSGVDSDGNSTVTAVSERNERGSEKREEVKSCGEVGKVEDKCSTFTEDKKDTGSKPHAGDAESVTEDVNGGCTSSYKENDLCSIQNQNEKQNLAAGPKTFVGNEMFDGKMVNVVDGLKLYEELFDDKEVLDLVSLVNDLRAAGKRGQLQGQTYVAAKRPMKGHGREMIQLGLPIADAPLDDENAAGTSKDRRIEGIPPLLQDTIERLVNLQVMTVKPDSCIIDVYNEGDHSQPRMWPPWFGKPVCIMFLTECDITFGRVVIVADHPGDYRGSLKLSLAPGSLLVMQGKSADFAKHALPSVRKQRILVTFTKYCQPKKSTTDNQRLSSPSVSQSSQWGPPPSRSPNRIRHSAGPKHYAVIPTTGVLPAPPIRPQIPPSSGVQPLFVPTAVAPAISFPAPVPIPPGSTGWPAAPRHPPPRLPVPGTGVFLPPPGSGNSSSQQLSTTATELNILVETTSPREKENGSVKPNHHTTSPRGRLDGKSPKQDCNGSVDGAGSGRALMKEEQHCADNSVKQTC, via the exons ATGGCAATGCCATCGGGAAATGTAGTTTTATCTGATAAAATGCAGTTCCCTGCTACTGCAGCTGCAGGAGCCGGCGGCGGTGGTGCTGTTGGGGCCGTTGGTGGCGGTGGAGGTGGAGGAGGAGAGATCCATCAGCACCACCACCGGCAATGGCTCCCCGATGAGCGTGATGGCTTTATCTATTGGTTGCGTGGGGAATTCGCTGCATCCAATGCTATTATTGACTCTCTTTGTCATCATTTGCGTGAGGTTGGGGAAGTTGGGGAGTATGAAGCCGTCATAGCTTGCATTCAACAAAGGAGATGTAATTGGAACCCCGTGCTTCATATGCAGCAGTACTTTTCGGTTGCTGAGGTTTCCTACGCGCTTCAACAAGTTGCGTGGAGACGGAGACAAAGGCATTATGATTCGGGAAAAGTTGGGGGAATTAAAAGATCTGGAATGGGGTTTAAGGGGCAGAGGATGGAGGTGGCTAAAGAAGTGCAGAATTCTGGGGTAGATAGTGATGGGAATTCGACTGTTACTGCAGTTTCGGAGAGAAATGAGAGAGGGAGTGAGAAACGTGAGGAAGTTAAGTCGTGTGGTGAGGTAGGGAAGGTGGAGGATAAGTGCTCAACGTTCACAGAGGATAAAAAAG ATACTGGTTCTAAACCTCATGCTGGCGATGCAGAATCTGTAACCGAGGATGTAAATGGTGGGTGCACATCAAGCTATAAAG AGAATGATTTATGTTCCATCCAAAACCAGAATGAAAAGCAGAATCTGGCTGCGGGTCCAAAAACTTTTGTTGGTAATGAGATGTTTGACGGAAAGATG gtCAATGTGGTGGATGGGCTAAAATTGTATGAGGAACTGTTTGATGACAAGGAAGTTTTAGATCTTGTATCATTGGTAAATGATTTAAGGGCTGCAGGGAAAAGAGGACAACTTCAAG GTCAGACATATGTGGCTGCAAAAAGACCTATGAAGGGACATGGTAGAGAGATGATTCAATTGGGCCTTCCAATTGCAGATGCACCGCTAGATGATGAAAATGCTGCAGGGACTTCCAAAG ATCGGAGAATAGAAGGCATTCCTCCCTTGCTGCAAGATACTATTGAACGTTTGGTCAACTTGCAAGTTATGACTGTGAAGCCAGACTCTtgcatcattgatgtctatAATGAG GGGGATCATTCACAGCCTCGCATGTGGCCACCATGGTTTGGAAAGCCTGTTTGCATCATGTTTTTGACTGAGTGTGACATTACATTTGGAAGGGTGGTAATTGTAGCTGATCATCCTGGGGACTATAGAGGCTCTTTAAAGCTTTCTCTGGCACCTGG ATCTCTCCTTGTGATGCAAGGAAAATCAGCTGATTTTGCCAAACATGCACTTCCCTCTGTCCGAAAGCAACGCATACTTGTTACATTTACCAAGTATTGTCAACCAAAGAAGTCTACGACTGACAACCAGAGGCTTTCTTCACCATCAGTCTCTCAGTCTTCCCAATGGGGTCCACCACCTAGTAGATCACCAAATCGTATTCGGCATTCTGCTGGTCCCAAGCATTATGCAGTAATACCAACAACTGGTGTATTGCCGGCCCCACCAATTCGGCCACAAATTCCACCTTCAAGTGGTGTTCAACCTTTATTTGTGCCTACTGCAGTCGCTCCTGCAATTTCTTTTCCTGCTCCAGTTCCGATCCCACCTGGTTCGACTGGGTGGCCAGCTGCCCCAAGGCATCCTCCACCTCGTCTCCCTGTTCCGGGCACTGGAGTTTTCCTACCTCCGCCAGGCTCTGGTAATTCATCATCTCAACAGTTGTCAACTACTGCAACTGAACTTAACATTCTTGTGGAGACCACTTCCCCACGGGAAAAAGAGAATGGTTCTGTGAAACCCAATCATCATACAACTTCTCCTAGGGGTAGGTTGGATGGAAAATCTCCAAAGCAGGACTGCAATGGAAGTGTAGATGGAGCTGGCAGTGGGAGAGCTTTGATGAAGGAAGAACAGCATTGTGCTGACAATAGTGTCAAGCAAACCTGCTAG
- the LOC18610002 gene encoding uncharacterized protein LOC18610002 isoform X1: protein MAMPSGNVVLSDKMQFPATAAAGAGGGGAVGAVGGGGGGGGEIHQHHHRQWLPDERDGFIYWLRGEFAASNAIIDSLCHHLREVGEVGEYEAVIACIQQRRCNWNPVLHMQQYFSVAEVSYALQQVAWRRRQRHYDSGKVGGIKRSGMGFKGQRMEVAKEVQNSGVDSDGNSTVTAVSERNERGSEKREEVKSCGEVGKVEDKCSTFTEDKKDTGSKPHAGDAESVTEDVNGGCTSSYKENDLCSIQNQNEKQNLAAGPKTFVGNEMFDGKMVNVVDGLKLYEELFDDKEVLDLVSLVNDLRAAGKRGQLQEAGQTYVAAKRPMKGHGREMIQLGLPIADAPLDDENAAGTSKDRRIEGIPPLLQDTIERLVNLQVMTVKPDSCIIDVYNEGDHSQPRMWPPWFGKPVCIMFLTECDITFGRVVIVADHPGDYRGSLKLSLAPGSLLVMQGKSADFAKHALPSVRKQRILVTFTKYCQPKKSTTDNQRLSSPSVSQSSQWGPPPSRSPNRIRHSAGPKHYAVIPTTGVLPAPPIRPQIPPSSGVQPLFVPTAVAPAISFPAPVPIPPGSTGWPAAPRHPPPRLPVPGTGVFLPPPGSGNSSSQQLSTTATELNILVETTSPREKENGSVKPNHHTTSPRGRLDGKSPKQDCNGSVDGAGSGRALMKEEQHCADNSVKQTC, encoded by the exons ATGGCAATGCCATCGGGAAATGTAGTTTTATCTGATAAAATGCAGTTCCCTGCTACTGCAGCTGCAGGAGCCGGCGGCGGTGGTGCTGTTGGGGCCGTTGGTGGCGGTGGAGGTGGAGGAGGAGAGATCCATCAGCACCACCACCGGCAATGGCTCCCCGATGAGCGTGATGGCTTTATCTATTGGTTGCGTGGGGAATTCGCTGCATCCAATGCTATTATTGACTCTCTTTGTCATCATTTGCGTGAGGTTGGGGAAGTTGGGGAGTATGAAGCCGTCATAGCTTGCATTCAACAAAGGAGATGTAATTGGAACCCCGTGCTTCATATGCAGCAGTACTTTTCGGTTGCTGAGGTTTCCTACGCGCTTCAACAAGTTGCGTGGAGACGGAGACAAAGGCATTATGATTCGGGAAAAGTTGGGGGAATTAAAAGATCTGGAATGGGGTTTAAGGGGCAGAGGATGGAGGTGGCTAAAGAAGTGCAGAATTCTGGGGTAGATAGTGATGGGAATTCGACTGTTACTGCAGTTTCGGAGAGAAATGAGAGAGGGAGTGAGAAACGTGAGGAAGTTAAGTCGTGTGGTGAGGTAGGGAAGGTGGAGGATAAGTGCTCAACGTTCACAGAGGATAAAAAAG ATACTGGTTCTAAACCTCATGCTGGCGATGCAGAATCTGTAACCGAGGATGTAAATGGTGGGTGCACATCAAGCTATAAAG AGAATGATTTATGTTCCATCCAAAACCAGAATGAAAAGCAGAATCTGGCTGCGGGTCCAAAAACTTTTGTTGGTAATGAGATGTTTGACGGAAAGATG gtCAATGTGGTGGATGGGCTAAAATTGTATGAGGAACTGTTTGATGACAAGGAAGTTTTAGATCTTGTATCATTGGTAAATGATTTAAGGGCTGCAGGGAAAAGAGGACAACTTCAAG AAGCAGGTCAGACATATGTGGCTGCAAAAAGACCTATGAAGGGACATGGTAGAGAGATGATTCAATTGGGCCTTCCAATTGCAGATGCACCGCTAGATGATGAAAATGCTGCAGGGACTTCCAAAG ATCGGAGAATAGAAGGCATTCCTCCCTTGCTGCAAGATACTATTGAACGTTTGGTCAACTTGCAAGTTATGACTGTGAAGCCAGACTCTtgcatcattgatgtctatAATGAG GGGGATCATTCACAGCCTCGCATGTGGCCACCATGGTTTGGAAAGCCTGTTTGCATCATGTTTTTGACTGAGTGTGACATTACATTTGGAAGGGTGGTAATTGTAGCTGATCATCCTGGGGACTATAGAGGCTCTTTAAAGCTTTCTCTGGCACCTGG ATCTCTCCTTGTGATGCAAGGAAAATCAGCTGATTTTGCCAAACATGCACTTCCCTCTGTCCGAAAGCAACGCATACTTGTTACATTTACCAAGTATTGTCAACCAAAGAAGTCTACGACTGACAACCAGAGGCTTTCTTCACCATCAGTCTCTCAGTCTTCCCAATGGGGTCCACCACCTAGTAGATCACCAAATCGTATTCGGCATTCTGCTGGTCCCAAGCATTATGCAGTAATACCAACAACTGGTGTATTGCCGGCCCCACCAATTCGGCCACAAATTCCACCTTCAAGTGGTGTTCAACCTTTATTTGTGCCTACTGCAGTCGCTCCTGCAATTTCTTTTCCTGCTCCAGTTCCGATCCCACCTGGTTCGACTGGGTGGCCAGCTGCCCCAAGGCATCCTCCACCTCGTCTCCCTGTTCCGGGCACTGGAGTTTTCCTACCTCCGCCAGGCTCTGGTAATTCATCATCTCAACAGTTGTCAACTACTGCAACTGAACTTAACATTCTTGTGGAGACCACTTCCCCACGGGAAAAAGAGAATGGTTCTGTGAAACCCAATCATCATACAACTTCTCCTAGGGGTAGGTTGGATGGAAAATCTCCAAAGCAGGACTGCAATGGAAGTGTAGATGGAGCTGGCAGTGGGAGAGCTTTGATGAAGGAAGAACAGCATTGTGCTGACAATAGTGTCAAGCAAACCTGCTAG
- the LOC18610000 gene encoding uncharacterized protein LOC18610000: MGDKDMEHPRLILHNFLTEEECKELEFIHKSCSTVGYRPNVFSTTLSHLIATNSPHLIIPFLPIRDRLKEKVEEIFGCEYELVTEFTGLISWSRGASIGWHSDDNRPYLKQRDFTAVCYLNSHQKDFKGGLFHFQDGEPKTIAPLARDAVMYTADSRNTHSVDEVTEGERLTLTLWFSRDSSHDEDAKLIPLLAESLLHKSNNVLCSFLPLPASDNMYWFAPNQASHQELGFDIRLGRLHSLGFDVYYSQGRSFISDLSELLMEPMQLARGHQLLDHEFANVLHALQVVQFYFWKGCQSQTFTNEVQSGKAVQLSQSQCEQISQVKSVFLKDTKLVETVFRSVEQQSFDAATFSAAITACEDYFCKLHKEILMSLPQWRAHQAIYSCSI; encoded by the exons ATGGGGGACAAGGACATGGAGCATCCTAGACTGATTTTGCATAATTTCCTGACAGAAGAAGAATGCAAG GAACTGGAGTTCATACACAAGAGCTGTAGCACGGTGGGGTACAGACCCAACGTATTTTCCACAACACTGTCTCATCTCATCGCTACTAACTCTCCTCATCTGATCATCCCTTTTCTTCCCATTAGAG ATAGATTGAAGGAGAAGGTAGAGGAGATCTTTGGGTGCGAATATGAACTTGTCACCGAGTTCACTGGCCTTATCAG TTGGAGCAGAGGAGCAAGCATTGGTTGGCATAGTGATGATAACAGGCCCTATCTCAAACAACGGGATTTTACG GCAGTCTGTTATTTGAATAGTCATCAAAAGGATTTCAAAGGTGGATTATTTCATTTCCAAGATGGGGAACCCAAAACGATTGCCCCTTTGGCCAGA GATGCTGTAATGTATACAGCTGACAGCCGCAATACTCATTCTGTGGATGAG GTAACTGAAGGAGAACGGCTAACGCTTACGTTATGGTTCAGCCGTGATAGTTCCCATGATGAGGATGCTAAACTTATTCCTCTACTTGCAGAAAGCCTAttacacaagtcaaataatgTGCTGTGTTCATTCCTACCTTTGCCAGCATCGGATAATATGTATTGGTTTGCTCCTAATCAAGCTTCTCATCAAGAATTGGGTTTTGATATTCGCTTGGGAAGATTGCATTCTCTTGGATTTGATGTATATTATTCTCAAGGCAGGAGCTTTATCTCAGATTTATCTGAACTGCTCATGGAACCAATGCAATTAGCAAGAGGACATCAGTTGCTTGACCATGAATTTGCCAATGTTTTGCATGCACTTCAG GTGgtgcaattttatttttggaaaggGTGCCAATCTCAAACTTTCACAAATGAAGTTCAATCTGGCAAGGCGGTACAATTATCACAATCACAATGCGAGCAAATTAGTCAAGTGAAATCTGTTTTTCTGAAGGATACTAAACTGGTGGAGACTGTTTTTCGAAGTGTGGAGCAACAGTCCTTTGATGCAGCCACTTTTTCCGCTGCAATCACTGCTTGTGAAGATTATTTCTGTAAGTTACATAAAGAAATCTTAATGAGCTTGCCACAATGGAGAGCTCATCAAGCTATATACAGTTGTTCAATTTGA
- the LOC18610002 gene encoding uncharacterized protein LOC18610002 isoform X2 produces MAMPSGNVVLSDKMQFPATAAAGAGGGGAVGAVGGGGGGGGEIHQHHHRQWLPDERDGFIYWLRGEFAASNAIIDSLCHHLREVGEVGEYEAVIACIQQRRCNWNPVLHMQQYFSVAEVSYALQQVAWRRRQRHYDSGKVGGIKRSGMGFKGQRMEVAKEVQNSGVDSDGNSTVTAVSERNERGSEKREEVKSCGEVGKVEDKCSTFTEDKKDTGSKPHAGDAESVTEDVNGGCTSSYKENDLCSIQNQNEKQNLAAGPKTFVGNEMFDGKMVNVVDGLKLYEELFDDKEVLDLVSLVNDLRAAGKRGQLQAGQTYVAAKRPMKGHGREMIQLGLPIADAPLDDENAAGTSKDRRIEGIPPLLQDTIERLVNLQVMTVKPDSCIIDVYNEGDHSQPRMWPPWFGKPVCIMFLTECDITFGRVVIVADHPGDYRGSLKLSLAPGSLLVMQGKSADFAKHALPSVRKQRILVTFTKYCQPKKSTTDNQRLSSPSVSQSSQWGPPPSRSPNRIRHSAGPKHYAVIPTTGVLPAPPIRPQIPPSSGVQPLFVPTAVAPAISFPAPVPIPPGSTGWPAAPRHPPPRLPVPGTGVFLPPPGSGNSSSQQLSTTATELNILVETTSPREKENGSVKPNHHTTSPRGRLDGKSPKQDCNGSVDGAGSGRALMKEEQHCADNSVKQTC; encoded by the exons ATGGCAATGCCATCGGGAAATGTAGTTTTATCTGATAAAATGCAGTTCCCTGCTACTGCAGCTGCAGGAGCCGGCGGCGGTGGTGCTGTTGGGGCCGTTGGTGGCGGTGGAGGTGGAGGAGGAGAGATCCATCAGCACCACCACCGGCAATGGCTCCCCGATGAGCGTGATGGCTTTATCTATTGGTTGCGTGGGGAATTCGCTGCATCCAATGCTATTATTGACTCTCTTTGTCATCATTTGCGTGAGGTTGGGGAAGTTGGGGAGTATGAAGCCGTCATAGCTTGCATTCAACAAAGGAGATGTAATTGGAACCCCGTGCTTCATATGCAGCAGTACTTTTCGGTTGCTGAGGTTTCCTACGCGCTTCAACAAGTTGCGTGGAGACGGAGACAAAGGCATTATGATTCGGGAAAAGTTGGGGGAATTAAAAGATCTGGAATGGGGTTTAAGGGGCAGAGGATGGAGGTGGCTAAAGAAGTGCAGAATTCTGGGGTAGATAGTGATGGGAATTCGACTGTTACTGCAGTTTCGGAGAGAAATGAGAGAGGGAGTGAGAAACGTGAGGAAGTTAAGTCGTGTGGTGAGGTAGGGAAGGTGGAGGATAAGTGCTCAACGTTCACAGAGGATAAAAAAG ATACTGGTTCTAAACCTCATGCTGGCGATGCAGAATCTGTAACCGAGGATGTAAATGGTGGGTGCACATCAAGCTATAAAG AGAATGATTTATGTTCCATCCAAAACCAGAATGAAAAGCAGAATCTGGCTGCGGGTCCAAAAACTTTTGTTGGTAATGAGATGTTTGACGGAAAGATG gtCAATGTGGTGGATGGGCTAAAATTGTATGAGGAACTGTTTGATGACAAGGAAGTTTTAGATCTTGTATCATTGGTAAATGATTTAAGGGCTGCAGGGAAAAGAGGACAACTTCAAG CAGGTCAGACATATGTGGCTGCAAAAAGACCTATGAAGGGACATGGTAGAGAGATGATTCAATTGGGCCTTCCAATTGCAGATGCACCGCTAGATGATGAAAATGCTGCAGGGACTTCCAAAG ATCGGAGAATAGAAGGCATTCCTCCCTTGCTGCAAGATACTATTGAACGTTTGGTCAACTTGCAAGTTATGACTGTGAAGCCAGACTCTtgcatcattgatgtctatAATGAG GGGGATCATTCACAGCCTCGCATGTGGCCACCATGGTTTGGAAAGCCTGTTTGCATCATGTTTTTGACTGAGTGTGACATTACATTTGGAAGGGTGGTAATTGTAGCTGATCATCCTGGGGACTATAGAGGCTCTTTAAAGCTTTCTCTGGCACCTGG ATCTCTCCTTGTGATGCAAGGAAAATCAGCTGATTTTGCCAAACATGCACTTCCCTCTGTCCGAAAGCAACGCATACTTGTTACATTTACCAAGTATTGTCAACCAAAGAAGTCTACGACTGACAACCAGAGGCTTTCTTCACCATCAGTCTCTCAGTCTTCCCAATGGGGTCCACCACCTAGTAGATCACCAAATCGTATTCGGCATTCTGCTGGTCCCAAGCATTATGCAGTAATACCAACAACTGGTGTATTGCCGGCCCCACCAATTCGGCCACAAATTCCACCTTCAAGTGGTGTTCAACCTTTATTTGTGCCTACTGCAGTCGCTCCTGCAATTTCTTTTCCTGCTCCAGTTCCGATCCCACCTGGTTCGACTGGGTGGCCAGCTGCCCCAAGGCATCCTCCACCTCGTCTCCCTGTTCCGGGCACTGGAGTTTTCCTACCTCCGCCAGGCTCTGGTAATTCATCATCTCAACAGTTGTCAACTACTGCAACTGAACTTAACATTCTTGTGGAGACCACTTCCCCACGGGAAAAAGAGAATGGTTCTGTGAAACCCAATCATCATACAACTTCTCCTAGGGGTAGGTTGGATGGAAAATCTCCAAAGCAGGACTGCAATGGAAGTGTAGATGGAGCTGGCAGTGGGAGAGCTTTGATGAAGGAAGAACAGCATTGTGCTGACAATAGTGTCAAGCAAACCTGCTAG